In one window of Thalassococcus arenae DNA:
- a CDS encoding malate synthase G, translating into MAERIEKHGLQVDRVLADFIEAEALPGSGIEAGDFWAALSHLAHEFGPRNAALLAVRDDLQTRIDEWHKARRNQPHDHEAYKAFLADIGYLLPEGDDFRIETRNTDPEIASVPGPQLVVPITNARYALNAANARWGSLYDGLYGTDAMGSAPPAGGYDRGRGARVVARARVFLDEAFPIQGTSHADARRYYVDKGALLVDDMPLADPGKFVGYRGHPKAPDAVLLCNHGLHVELVFDRTHPIGARDQAGLADVRMESAVSAIMDCEDSVACVDAEDKVLAYRNWLGLMKGDLTDTFAKGGKTVTRALNPDRTYTAPDGSEIVVKGRALMLVRNVGHLMTNPAILLRDGSEIFEGLMDAMVTTLIAKHDLAKTDGPRNSVCGSVYVVKPKMHGPDEVAFADETFSFVEDALGLPQYTVKLGIMDEERRTSVNLKQCIRAAQHRVAFINTGFLDRTGDEIHTSMEAGPFSRKDFIKRKAWIGGYENRNVDIGLECGLSGRAQIGKGMWAMPDMMAAMLETKIEHPKSGANCAWVPSPTAATLHALHYHKVDVFAVQAKLLKGGRRAHVDTILDIPLASFRKWSREQIIREVENNAQGILGYVVRWIDHGVGCSKVPDINDVGLMEDRATCRISSQHIANWLHHGVVSRDDVMAVMRRMAEVVDRQNAGDPAYRPMAPGYDGIAFQAACDLVFEGRVQPSGYTEPVLHRRRLELKAAG; encoded by the coding sequence ATGGCAGAGCGCATCGAGAAACACGGGTTGCAGGTCGACCGGGTGCTGGCCGACTTCATCGAGGCAGAGGCGCTGCCCGGCAGCGGGATCGAAGCCGGTGATTTCTGGGCGGCGTTGTCGCATCTGGCCCACGAGTTCGGCCCGCGCAACGCAGCCCTGCTGGCGGTGCGCGACGACCTGCAGACCCGGATCGACGAGTGGCACAAGGCACGCCGCAACCAGCCGCACGATCACGAAGCCTACAAGGCGTTTCTGGCGGATATCGGTTACCTGTTGCCCGAGGGCGATGATTTTCGCATCGAAACCAGGAATACCGATCCCGAGATAGCGTCCGTTCCCGGCCCGCAGCTGGTGGTGCCGATCACCAATGCGCGCTACGCGCTGAACGCGGCGAACGCCCGCTGGGGCAGCCTGTATGACGGGCTCTACGGCACCGATGCCATGGGTTCGGCCCCGCCGGCGGGCGGCTATGATCGGGGGCGCGGCGCGCGGGTCGTCGCGCGGGCGCGGGTCTTCCTGGACGAGGCGTTCCCGATCCAGGGCACGTCCCATGCCGATGCACGGCGCTACTATGTCGACAAGGGCGCTCTTCTGGTCGACGACATGCCGTTGGCCGATCCGGGCAAGTTCGTCGGCTATCGCGGCCACCCCAAGGCACCGGACGCGGTTTTGCTGTGCAATCACGGCCTGCATGTCGAGTTGGTATTCGACCGCACCCACCCGATCGGCGCCCGCGATCAGGCAGGGCTGGCGGATGTGCGGATGGAATCGGCGGTCAGCGCGATCATGGATTGCGAGGACAGCGTCGCCTGCGTCGATGCCGAGGACAAGGTGCTAGCCTACCGCAACTGGCTGGGCCTGATGAAGGGCGATCTGACCGACACCTTTGCCAAGGGCGGCAAGACGGTCACGCGGGCGTTGAACCCCGACCGGACCTACACGGCGCCGGACGGATCCGAAATCGTCGTCAAGGGCCGGGCGCTGATGCTGGTGCGCAACGTGGGCCATCTGATGACCAATCCTGCGATCCTGCTGCGCGACGGTTCGGAGATCTTTGAAGGGCTGATGGACGCGATGGTGACCACGCTGATCGCCAAACACGACCTGGCCAAGACGGACGGGCCGCGCAATTCCGTTTGCGGGTCGGTCTACGTGGTCAAACCCAAGATGCACGGGCCCGACGAGGTCGCCTTTGCCGACGAGACCTTCAGCTTTGTCGAAGACGCGCTTGGGCTGCCGCAATACACCGTCAAGCTGGGGATCATGGACGAGGAGCGGCGCACCAGCGTCAACCTCAAGCAATGCATCCGGGCGGCGCAACACCGCGTGGCCTTCATCAACACCGGTTTTCTGGACCGGACAGGGGACGAGATCCACACAAGCATGGAAGCGGGCCCTTTCAGCCGCAAGGATTTCATCAAGCGCAAGGCCTGGATCGGCGGCTACGAGAACCGCAACGTCGATATCGGGCTGGAATGCGGGTTGTCGGGCCGCGCGCAGATCGGCAAGGGCATGTGGGCCATGCCCGACATGATGGCGGCGATGCTCGAGACCAAGATCGAACATCCCAAATCCGGCGCCAACTGCGCCTGGGTGCCGTCGCCCACCGCCGCGACCCTGCACGCGCTGCATTACCACAAGGTCGATGTCTTCGCGGTTCAGGCAAAGCTGCTGAAGGGCGGGCGGCGCGCGCATGTGGACACGATCCTGGACATCCCGCTGGCCAGCTTCCGCAAGTGGAGCAGGGAGCAGATCATCCGCGAAGTCGAAAACAACGCGCAGGGCATCCTTGGCTACGTGGTGCGCTGGATCGACCACGGGGTCGGCTGTTCCAAGGTTCCGGACATCAACGATGTGGGGCTGATGGAAGACCGTGCGACCTGCCGGATTTCGTCGCAACACATCGCCAACTGGCTGCATCACGGGGTGGTGTCGCGCGATGACGTCATGGCGGTGATGCGGCGCATGGCCGAAGTCGTGGACCGCCAGAACGCAGGCGATCCAGCTTACCGGCCGATGGCGCCGGGCTATGACGGTATCGCGTTCCAGGCGGCCTGCGATCTGGTCTTCGAGGGCCGGGTGCAGCCTTCGGGCTATACCGAACCGGTGCTGCATCGCCGGCGGCTTGAGCTGAAGGCGGCGGGCTGA
- a CDS encoding ABCB family ABC transporter ATP-binding protein/permease has product MPADITDAEIAREERRSGWRTIRRVGPYLWPDGQDWVKYRVSFALALLVVSKLVSVYTPILYKQAVDSLSGEVSDLMLGAVGLTIAYGMARLMSVGFQQLRDAVFAKVAQRALRTLALETFTHIHRLSMRYHITRKTGGLSRIIERGVKGVEFLLRFLIFSVGPLILELTLVALVLFFLFDVWYLLVVAGVIAIYVWFTFKVTEWRVQLRRDMNAQDTDANQKAIDSLLNFETVKYFGAEGREAARYDRAMEGYEVAAIKTSTSLAFLNFGQSLIITFGLVAVMVMAAVGVQNGALTVGDFVMVNAYMIQITMPLNFLGTVYREIRQSLVDMGEMFDLLEQPAEVADKPGARDLQVNGGVVEFRDVSFGYDPARPILKGVDVTVGAGENVALVGPSGSGKSTIGRLLFRFYDVGGGAVRIDGQDVRDVTQESLHAAIGVVPQDTVLFNDTIRYNIGYGRDDASEADIVAAARAAQIHDFIAALPEGYDTQVGERGLKLSGGEKQRVGIARTLLKNPPILLLDEATSALDTETEASIQDALRRAGEGRTVITIAHRLSTIADADRIVVLENGEVVEEGTHDALLARAGRYAALWQRQQAEEAAA; this is encoded by the coding sequence ATGCCTGCCGACATCACCGACGCCGAGATCGCCCGCGAAGAACGCCGCTCGGGCTGGAGAACCATTCGTCGTGTCGGGCCCTATCTGTGGCCCGACGGGCAGGATTGGGTCAAATATCGCGTGTCGTTCGCCCTGGCGCTGCTGGTGGTCTCCAAGCTGGTCTCGGTCTACACGCCGATCCTCTACAAGCAGGCGGTCGACAGCCTGTCGGGCGAAGTGTCGGACCTGATGCTGGGCGCGGTGGGCCTGACCATCGCCTACGGCATGGCGCGGCTGATGAGCGTGGGTTTCCAGCAATTGCGCGATGCGGTCTTTGCCAAGGTCGCGCAGCGTGCGCTGCGCACCCTGGCGCTCGAGACCTTCACCCATATCCACCGCCTGTCGATGCGCTATCACATCACCCGCAAGACCGGCGGGCTGAGCCGGATCATCGAACGCGGCGTGAAGGGCGTGGAATTCCTGCTGCGTTTCCTGATCTTCAGCGTCGGGCCGCTGATCCTGGAACTGACCCTTGTCGCGCTGGTGCTCTTTTTCCTTTTTGATGTCTGGTACCTGCTGGTCGTGGCCGGCGTGATCGCGATCTATGTCTGGTTCACCTTCAAGGTGACCGAATGGCGGGTGCAGCTGCGCCGCGACATGAACGCCCAGGACACCGACGCTAACCAGAAGGCGATCGACAGCCTGCTGAATTTCGAGACCGTCAAGTATTTCGGCGCCGAAGGGCGCGAGGCGGCGCGTTATGACCGCGCGATGGAAGGCTACGAAGTCGCCGCGATCAAGACGTCGACCTCGCTGGCGTTTCTGAATTTCGGCCAGTCGCTGATCATCACGTTCGGGCTGGTCGCGGTGATGGTCATGGCGGCGGTGGGCGTGCAGAACGGCGCGCTGACCGTGGGCGATTTCGTCATGGTCAACGCCTACATGATCCAGATCACCATGCCGCTGAATTTCCTCGGCACCGTCTACCGCGAGATCCGCCAATCGCTGGTCGATATGGGAGAGATGTTCGACCTGCTCGAACAGCCGGCCGAGGTCGCCGACAAGCCCGGCGCGCGTGACTTGCAGGTGAATGGCGGCGTGGTGGAATTCCGCGACGTGTCGTTCGGCTACGATCCCGCGCGGCCGATCCTCAAGGGCGTCGACGTTACCGTGGGCGCGGGCGAGAACGTGGCGCTGGTCGGGCCTTCGGGTTCGGGAAAATCCACCATCGGGCGGCTGTTGTTCCGGTTCTACGACGTGGGCGGCGGGGCAGTTCGGATCGACGGCCAGGACGTGCGCGATGTGACCCAGGAAAGCCTGCATGCCGCCATCGGCGTGGTGCCGCAGGACACGGTGCTGTTCAACGACACGATACGGTATAACATCGGCTATGGGCGCGATGATGCCAGCGAGGCCGATATCGTCGCCGCAGCCAGGGCCGCGCAGATCCACGATTTCATCGCCGCGCTGCCCGAAGGCTATGACACCCAGGTGGGCGAACGCGGGCTGAAACTGTCGGGCGGCGAGAAACAGCGCGTGGGCATCGCCCGGACCTTGCTGAAGAACCCGCCGATCCTTTTGCTGGACGAAGCGACATCGGCTCTGGACACCGAAACCGAGGCCTCGATCCAGGACGCGTTGCGCCGGGCGGGCGAAGGCCGCACGGTCATCACCATCGCGCACCGGCTGTCCACCATCGCCGATGCGGATCGGATCGTTGTGCTGGAGAACGGTGAAGTGGTCGAAGAGGGAACCCATGACGCGCTGTTGGCGCGGGCCGGACGCTACGCCGCACTGTGGCAGCGCCAGCAGGCCGAGGAAGCGGCGGCCTGA
- a CDS encoding LysM peptidoglycan-binding domain-containing protein, whose translation MNANKLIATLGGAVVVVTGVLALRDGFFVSPPSDMETGDQAVMPAPSATPPGAQAPRPEPEPETVVQPAAAPQAAPAIASETRDDPAPDADTERLPALMIDLVRADPLGLTLVSGKAEGAERVAILADGAVVAEEPVLADGRFAMFVDLVLDRDPVILTLRAVRDGETVDSDGEVIVTPPAPALARAAPVATGTAQPGQDADASSSESAPAVTAETGVSDAARPGVSVVGTAPASAAAPQPGTAATVDSTTAAPGLARDATPLAVDSTPPTQPTAPAVLLSNAAGIEVLQAAPLPPSGVALDAITYDAEGDVFLAGRGAQSGFLRIYLDNAPVTTSRIREDGRWRVALPEIDTGTYTLRVDQLDAAGAVIARVESPFLREEPAILAAARDADAPVSAVTVQPGNTLWAIARSRYGEGTAYVRVFEANADQIRDPDLIYPGQVFSLPD comes from the coding sequence ATGAACGCGAACAAACTGATTGCCACGCTGGGCGGCGCCGTGGTCGTCGTGACCGGCGTGCTGGCGCTGCGCGACGGGTTCTTCGTGTCGCCGCCGTCGGACATGGAGACCGGGGATCAGGCAGTGATGCCGGCGCCGTCGGCAACACCGCCGGGTGCGCAGGCGCCGCGCCCTGAACCGGAGCCTGAAACCGTGGTCCAACCCGCCGCCGCGCCACAGGCTGCGCCGGCCATCGCGTCCGAAACACGGGATGACCCTGCGCCCGATGCTGATACCGAAAGACTGCCCGCATTGATGATCGATCTGGTCCGCGCCGACCCGCTGGGTCTGACGCTGGTGTCCGGCAAGGCCGAGGGCGCCGAGCGCGTCGCGATCCTGGCCGATGGCGCGGTCGTGGCCGAAGAACCGGTGTTGGCGGATGGGCGTTTCGCCATGTTCGTTGATCTGGTGCTGGATCGCGATCCGGTAATCCTGACGCTGCGCGCCGTTCGCGACGGCGAAACCGTCGACTCCGATGGCGAGGTCATCGTCACGCCTCCGGCGCCCGCGCTTGCCCGCGCCGCGCCGGTCGCGACGGGCACGGCACAACCCGGACAGGACGCCGACGCATCGAGTTCCGAATCCGCTCCGGCAGTGACAGCCGAAACCGGGGTGTCGGACGCCGCGCGGCCGGGCGTGTCGGTGGTCGGGACGGCCCCCGCCTCGGCGGCCGCGCCGCAACCGGGAACCGCGGCCACTGTCGACAGCACGACCGCTGCCCCCGGGCTGGCGCGCGACGCCACGCCCCTGGCGGTCGACAGCACGCCGCCGACCCAGCCAACCGCGCCCGCCGTCCTGCTGTCGAATGCCGCCGGGATCGAGGTGTTGCAGGCCGCGCCGCTGCCGCCGTCCGGCGTGGCGCTGGACGCGATCACCTACGATGCCGAGGGTGACGTGTTCCTTGCCGGGCGGGGCGCACAGTCCGGTTTCCTGCGGATCTACCTGGACAACGCGCCGGTCACCACGTCGCGCATCCGCGAGGACGGACGCTGGCGCGTGGCGCTTCCCGAGATCGACACCGGAACCTACACCTTGCGTGTCGATCAGCTCGACGCTGCGGGCGCGGTCATCGCGCGCGTCGAAAGCCCGTTCCTGCGCGAAGAACCTGCCATCCTGGCCGCGGCACGCGACGCCGATGCGCCGGTTTCGGCGGTTACGGTCCAGCCCGGCAATACGCTGTGGGCCATCGCCCGGTCGCGCTATGGCGAAGGCACCGCCTATGTCCGCGTGTTCGAGGCCAATGCCGACCAGATCCGCGACCCCGACCTGATCTATCCCGGCCAGGTCTTCAGCCTGCCGGACTAG
- a CDS encoding TIGR00730 family Rossman fold protein has protein sequence MRQKSICVYCGSRMGRDPVYATEAEHLGISLAQEGWRLVYGAGDIGLMGTVARAAQTAGADTFGVIPEHLVRHEIGKTDLTRFVVTETMHERKKVMVMNADAIVVMPGGAGSLDEFFEVLTWRQLGLHDKPIVLLDAKGYWGPLRGLLDHVVDHGFADASLLDFVQVGASATEVMDILRRALS, from the coding sequence ATGCGCCAGAAATCCATCTGTGTCTATTGCGGCTCGCGCATGGGACGCGATCCGGTCTACGCGACCGAGGCCGAGCATCTGGGCATTTCGCTGGCACAGGAAGGCTGGCGCCTGGTCTACGGGGCGGGCGATATCGGTTTGATGGGAACGGTGGCACGGGCGGCGCAAACCGCAGGTGCCGATACGTTCGGCGTGATCCCCGAACATCTGGTTCGGCACGAGATCGGCAAGACGGACCTGACCCGTTTCGTCGTCACCGAAACAATGCACGAGCGCAAGAAGGTGATGGTGATGAACGCCGATGCCATCGTGGTCATGCCGGGCGGCGCCGGGTCGCTGGACGAGTTCTTCGAGGTGCTGACCTGGCGCCAATTGGGCCTGCACGACAAGCCGATCGTGCTGCTGGATGCCAAGGGCTATTGGGGACCTCTACGCGGGCTGCTCGATCACGTCGTCGATCACGGTTTCGCCGATGCCTCGCTGCTGGACTTCGTACAGGTCGGGGCCTCGGCCACCGAGGTCATGGACATCCTGCGCCGCGCCCTGTCCTGA
- the rarD gene encoding EamA family transporter RarD, with amino-acid sequence MSDTRIGFIAIVAACVIWGLSPLFYKLLTHVPPLEVLAHRTVWSLFLFAGLLLVQGRLRAVRAALDSPVKAATVGLAAAMITVNWFLFIWSVQVGLVKETSLGYYIYPLVSVALGVVLFGERLSRLQWLAVALAAASVAVLVAGLGTAPWLPLVLATTFSIYGVLKKRLSIGPVVSVTAEILLLTPVALAWLAMLHVGGAGAFGRDLVTSLLLIASGLLTALPLVLFSRAAQLVPLSTVGLVQYLNPTLQFLCAVVIFTEPFTPVHALAFGLIWTGLALYSISTIRQDRARRRMSMTSVAEAPTCTKSSSEASAKP; translated from the coding sequence ATGTCGGACACACGGATCGGGTTCATCGCCATCGTTGCGGCCTGCGTGATCTGGGGCCTGTCGCCGCTGTTCTACAAGCTGCTGACCCATGTGCCGCCGCTCGAAGTGCTGGCGCATCGCACGGTCTGGTCGCTGTTTCTGTTCGCCGGCCTGCTGCTGGTGCAGGGCCGCCTGCGCGCCGTGCGGGCCGCGCTCGACAGCCCGGTCAAGGCGGCGACGGTGGGATTGGCCGCGGCGATGATCACGGTCAACTGGTTCCTGTTCATCTGGTCGGTGCAGGTGGGCTTGGTCAAGGAAACGTCCCTGGGCTATTACATCTACCCGCTGGTATCGGTGGCCCTGGGTGTCGTGCTGTTTGGCGAACGCCTGTCGCGGCTGCAGTGGCTGGCGGTGGCACTGGCCGCGGCCTCGGTCGCGGTGCTGGTCGCCGGACTGGGAACCGCGCCCTGGCTGCCGCTGGTGCTGGCCACGACGTTTTCCATCTACGGCGTGCTGAAGAAACGGCTCAGCATCGGCCCGGTCGTATCGGTGACCGCCGAAATCCTGCTGCTGACGCCCGTGGCTCTGGCCTGGCTGGCGATGTTGCATGTCGGCGGTGCAGGTGCGTTCGGGCGCGACCTGGTCACCAGTCTCTTGCTGATCGCCTCCGGTCTTTTGACCGCGCTGCCCCTGGTTCTGTTTTCCCGCGCCGCGCAACTGGTGCCGCTCAGCACGGTGGGGCTGGTGCAGTACCTCAATCCGACGCTGCAGTTCCTGTGCGCGGTCGTGATCTTCACCGAGCCCTTCACGCCGGTTCACGCCTTGGCCTTCGGGCTGATCTGGACCGGGCTCGCGCTTTATTCGATCTCGACCATCCGTCAGGACAGGGCGCGGCGCAGGATGTCCATGACCTCGGTGGCCGAGGCCCCGACCTGTACGAAGTCCAGCAGCGAGGCATCGGCGAAACCGTGA
- a CDS encoding host attachment family protein: protein MSVLKAGTWVLVADGEKALFLRNDLDEINPDLNVVRIKKQDNPPDRDQGASPPGRRGDGGAGQRSAMEETDWHELAKERFAEDLADLLYQLAHRGAFDRLVLVAPPRVLGALRPALHKEVAARVVAELHKTLTNHPLDRIEALLQAELDGA, encoded by the coding sequence ATGTCCGTTTTGAAGGCCGGAACCTGGGTGCTGGTGGCAGATGGGGAAAAGGCGCTGTTCCTGCGCAACGACCTGGACGAGATCAACCCGGATCTGAACGTGGTGCGCATCAAGAAACAGGACAACCCGCCGGATCGCGACCAGGGCGCCAGCCCGCCGGGGCGCCGGGGCGATGGCGGTGCCGGGCAACGCTCGGCGATGGAGGAAACCGACTGGCACGAGCTGGCCAAGGAACGCTTTGCCGAAGACCTTGCCGACCTGCTGTACCAGCTGGCGCATCGCGGCGCGTTCGACCGGCTTGTGCTGGTCGCGCCGCCGCGCGTGCTGGGCGCGCTGCGTCCCGCGCTGCACAAGGAAGTGGCCGCGCGCGTCGTGGCCGAGTTGCACAAGACGCTGACCAACCACCCGTTGGACAGGATCGAGGCGCTGTTGCAGGCCGAACTGGACGGCGCCTGA
- a CDS encoding superoxide dismutase translates to MAFSLPDLPYAHDALASKGMSQETLEYHHDIHHKAYVDNGNKLIAGTEWEGKSLEEIVKGTYQAGAVAQNGIFNNASQHWNHMQFWEMMGPGDNKMPGELEAAIKDSFGTVEKFKEEFSAAGAGQFGSGWCWLVKDADGGLKVTKTENGVNPLCFGQTALLGCDVWEHSYYIDFRNKRPAYLANFLDNLVNWENVASRL, encoded by the coding sequence ATGGCTTTCTCGCTTCCCGACCTTCCCTATGCGCATGACGCTCTCGCCTCCAAGGGCATGAGCCAGGAGACGCTGGAATATCACCACGACATCCACCACAAGGCCTATGTCGACAACGGCAACAAGCTGATCGCCGGCACCGAGTGGGAGGGCAAGTCTCTCGAAGAGATCGTCAAGGGCACCTACCAGGCCGGCGCGGTGGCGCAGAACGGCATCTTCAACAACGCGTCGCAGCACTGGAACCACATGCAGTTCTGGGAAATGATGGGCCCGGGCGACAACAAGATGCCGGGTGAACTCGAGGCGGCGATCAAGGACAGCTTCGGCACCGTCGAGAAGTTCAAGGAAGAGTTTTCGGCCGCCGGTGCGGGTCAGTTCGGCTCGGGCTGGTGCTGGCTGGTCAAGGATGCCGATGGCGGGCTGAAGGTGACCAAGACGGAAAACGGCGTGAACCCGCTGTGCTTCGGCCAGACCGCGCTGCTGGGCTGCGACGTGTGGGAACATTCCTACTACATCGATTTCCGCAACAAGCGCCCGGCCTACCTGGCCAATTTCCTCGACAACCTGGTCAACTGGGAAAACGTCGCTTCGCGGCTCTGA
- a CDS encoding sarcosine oxidase subunit gamma codes for MSEPVTALDGAIFDGLVTVADGGPRGMITLRGDLASAPVKKAVKAAVGLDVPGQRQALGDGDKAVLWMSPDELMILCPRADSADTVAALTKALGKAHSLVADVSDARAVFRLRGAAVREVLAKLAPVDMAPDRFAVGTVRRTRLAQVAGAFWLSDSETATVICFRSVSRYMFDLLSTAAQPDSTVGFF; via the coding sequence ATGTCTGAACCGGTCACGGCCCTGGACGGGGCGATTTTCGACGGGCTGGTCACGGTCGCCGATGGCGGTCCGCGCGGCATGATCACCTTGCGCGGTGACCTGGCTTCGGCCCCGGTGAAAAAGGCGGTCAAGGCGGCGGTGGGACTGGACGTGCCGGGCCAGCGGCAGGCGCTTGGCGACGGCGACAAGGCCGTGCTCTGGATGTCGCCGGACGAGCTGATGATCCTCTGTCCGCGCGCCGACAGCGCCGACACCGTGGCGGCGTTGACCAAGGCGCTTGGCAAGGCGCATTCTCTGGTCGCCGATGTCTCGGACGCGCGCGCCGTGTTCCGCCTTCGGGGGGCTGCGGTGCGCGAGGTTCTGGCCAAGCTGGCGCCGGTCGACATGGCGCCCGACCGCTTTGCCGTCGGGACCGTGCGCCGCACGCGGTTGGCGCAAGTGGCCGGCGCGTTCTGGCTCAGCGACTCCGAAACCGCGACCGTGATCTGCTTTCGCTCGGTGTCGCGATATATGTTCGACCTGCTGAGCACGGCCGCACAGCCCGACAGCACGGTCGGCTTTTTCTAG